Proteins encoded together in one Prunus dulcis chromosome 3, ALMONDv2, whole genome shotgun sequence window:
- the LOC117621945 gene encoding tryptophan decarboxylase TDC2-like: MGSLDLNFTDSSLSQSDVFKPLEPEDFRKQAHQMVDFIADYYAKIESYPVLTQVQPNYLLSRLPSTAPYLPEPLQTIFHDISAHVIPGITHWLSPNFFAFFPATVSTAAFLGEMLCTCFNAVGFNWLASPAATELEMVVMDWLAHMLKLPTSFMFSSGTAGGGGGGVIQNTTSEAIFVTLVAARDRKLEALGTNDVKNLVVYSSDQTHSTFTKASRLAGICPSNVRSIPTSRDSDFALSPELLRKVVEADVESGLVPLYLCLTVGTTSTTAVDPLEPLAHVANDYNMWVHVDAAYGGSACTCPEFRHYLNGVERVESLSLSPHKWLLSYLDCCCLWVKRSDLLVNALSTNPEYLRNQPSESDSVVDYKDWQLGTGRRFKSLRLWLVLRSYGIANIQSHIRSDVRMARMFEGFVKSDLRFEVVVPRKFALVCFRLKSFSRAEPSYVDSLNRKLLEWVNSTGHAYLSHTVVGGVYMLRFAVGATLTEERHVVAAWQLIKDGADAVLKVKGE; encoded by the coding sequence ATGGGAAGCTTAGACTTGAACTTCACAGATTCTTCCCTGTCCCAATCCGACGTCTTCAAACCCTTAGAGCCCGAAGACTTCCGCAAACAAGCTCACCAAATGGTCGACTTCATTGCCGACTACTACGCCAAGATCGAATCCTACCCTGTCCTCACCCAAGTCCAGCCCAACTACCTCCTCTCCCGCCTTCCCTCCACCGCCCCCTACCTCCCCGAACCCCTGCAAACCATCTTCCACGACATCTCCGCCCACGTGATCCCAGGCATCACTCACTGGCTCAGCCCTAACTTCTTCGCATTCTTCCCCGCCACCGTCAGCACCGCCGCCTTCTTAGGCGAAATGCTGTGCACTTGCTTCAACGCCGTCGGGTTCAACTGGCTCGCCTCCCCCGCCGCCACCGAGCTCGAGATGGTCGTCATGGACTGGCTGGCCCACATGCTCAAGCTTCCCACGTCCTTCATGTTTTCATCTGGCACTGCTGgaggtggcggtggtggtgtCATTCAAAACACCACCAGCGAAGCCATCTTTGTAACTCTCGTTGCAGCCCGAGACCGGAAGCTTGAGGCTTTGGGAACAAACGACGTGAAAAATCTCGTCGTTTATTCTTCTGATCAGACCCATTCCACGTTCACCAAGGCCTCCAGGCTCGCCGGGATATGTCCTTCCAATGTAAGGTCTATCCCCACCAGCCGTGACTCCGATTTCGCTTTGTCTCCCGAGTTACTTCGTAAGGTGGTGGAGGCAGACGTGGAATCCGGGCTGGTCCCGCTTTACCTTTGTTTAACCGTGGGAACAACTTCAACCACGGCCGTCGATCCCCTCGAGCCGCTTGCCCACGTGGCAAACGATTACAACATGTGGGTCCATGTGGACGCTGCTTACGGTGGAAGTGCCTGTACTTGTCCCGAGTTTAGGCATTACTTGAACGGGGTGGAGCGAGTCGAGTCACTGAGTCTGAGCCCGCACAAGTGGCTGCTCAGTTACTTGGACTGCTGCTGCCTCTGGGTCAAGCGGTCGGATTTGTTGGTCAACGCATTGAGCACCAACCCGGAGTATTTGAGAAACCAACCCAGTGAGTCTGACTCAGTGGTGGACTACAAGGACTGGCAACTGGGCACTGGACGTAGGTTCAAGTCACTTAGATTATGGCTCGTGCTCCGTAGCTATGGCATCGCTAATATCCAGAGCCACATCCGGTCCGATGTTCGGATGGCTCGAATGTTCGAAGGGTTCGTAAAATCGGACCTAAGGTTCGAGGTTGTGGTGCCCAGAAAGTTTGCGTTGGTTTGTTTTCGGCTCAAGTCATTTTCTAGGGCCGAGCCGAGTTATGTTGACTCGCTGAACCGGAAGCTACTCGAGTGGGTGAACTCAACGGGTCATGCTTATTTAAGCCACACTGTAGTCGGTGGGGTATACATGTTGAGGTTTGCGGTGGGGGCCACGCTTACGGAGGAGAGGCACGTTGTTGCCGCGTGGCAGTTGATCAAGGATGGAGCTGATGCAGTTCTCAAGGTCAAGGGCGAATGA
- the LOC117621606 gene encoding cytochrome b6-f complex iron-sulfur subunit, chloroplastic: protein MASSTLSPATTSQLCSSKSAMFSSAQALAVKPRRTQMVGKGKGMRVTCQASSIAADRVPDMGKRKLMNLLLLGAISLPSGIMLVPYGTFFVPPGSGSGAGGQVAKDALGNDVIASEWLKTHGPGDRTLTQGLKGDPTYLVVEKDRSLATYGINAVCTHLGCVVPFNTAENKFICPCHGSQYNEQGKVVRGPAPLSLALAHADIDDGKVVFVPWVETDFRTGDAPWWS, encoded by the exons ATGGCTTCCTCTACTCTATCTCCTGCTACCACTTCACAG ctaTGCTCAAGCAAGAGTGCAATGTTCTCATCAGCACAAGCCCTTGCTGTGAAACCCAGGAGGACCCAGATGGTAGGAAAGGGAAAGGGAATGAGAGTCACGTGCCAGGCATCAAGTATTGCGGCTGATCGCGTGCCAGACATGGGCAAGAGGAAGCTTATGAACCTGCTTCTTCTGGGTGCCATCTCTCTTCCCAGTGGCATCATGTTGGTTCCTTATGGCACTTTCTTTGTCCCACCTGG CTCCGGGAGTGGCGCTGGTGGTCAAGTTGCCAAGGATGCTCTTGGAAATGACGTGATTGCATCTGAATGGCTTAAGACTCATGGCCCTGGTGACAGGACTCTCACACAAGGATTGAAG GGTGATCCTACATACCTTGTTGTGGAGAAAGACCGAAGTCTTGCCACATATGGAATCAACGCTGTCTGCACTCACCTTGGTTGTGTGGTGCCATTTAACACGGCGGAGAACAAATTCATATGCCCCTGCCATGGATCCCAGTACAATGAACAAGGAAAGGTTGTCAGAGGACCTGCACCCTTG TCTCTGGCGTTGGCTCATGCTGACATTGATGACGGGAAGGTGGTGTTTGTTCCATGGgttgaaacagatttcagaACCGGTGACGCTCCATGGTGGTCTTAA